The genomic DNA ACTACAAGGAGTGTCTTGATAAAATCCGCATGCCCTGCAGTGTTTGGACATATGCCAACCTGAATCCTCCCCCGGTTGAGGAGCTTAATAAATATGATTTAGTAATATGGTTTACGGGAGATGATCGCGCTACTACATTGAATTCGACAAATATCGGCAATATAAAAAGCTATCTTGACGGCGGAGGAAACCTATTTCTTACCGGCCAGGGTATCGCCTCTCAACTCGCTACAGACGATCCCGTTCTTTTGAATAACTATCTAAAAACCGAATATCAATCCGGCGCGTATTCGCCGATTATAATTTCTGAAACCGCCAGCCAGCTATTGAATCCTGATGATACGCTTGTTATTTATAATATTGGAAATACATCCGGAGCCAATAATCAAACTAATACTGAACGAATTACTCCTGTCAATGGAGGTATTGCCCAGGCACATTATGTAACCGGCGATCATTATTCCATTATATCGTACTCCGGGGCCGATTTCAATACGCTGTTTTTCGGTTTTGGTTTTGAAGGAATTAGCCTTGATACCATTCGTTTTGTCTCGCAGGATAGCATGGTGGTCTATATTTTGGATTTCTTCGGCACTTCCGGTCCTCCCTCGCCTCCAAGCGCGACCGGCATCAGTGTCGCCCCCGGAGACCCGGATCACATGACCGATCACGTTCCCGAATTTTCATGGTCTTATTTTGACGGTGATTCGGCTCCTCAATCGCATTATCAAATTCAGGTTACCAGCGATTTGAACTGGTATTTTGTTGATATGTGGGATACCGGTCCCGTCGCGGGAAGTGAGACCTCAGTTACTTATTTCGGAAGTGAGTTATTTGATGGAATTACATATTATGTCCGCGTCAGAGTCTCCAACGGCTTATACTGGTCGGATTGGATTTCAACAAATTTCGCCATGAACGGCTTGCCCGGTCCTCCTGTAGGTTTATCTCCTGATAATGAAGGAATGGTTACGTCAAGCAGCCCGGAACTTTCTCATGACGCCGCCCCCGATCCGGACGGGCTGCCCGTGGATTACAGTTATGAATTATATTCCGATATAACGATGACCAACCTACTCGCTTCGGCTGACGATCAACCTCAGTCTTCCAGTCCGGTCACATGGCAGGTTCCCGTTTCCCTCGGAGAAGACCAGACATTTTACTGGAGAGTCCGCGCTGATGATGCCCTTGAAGATGGCCAGTGGTCGGAATTAGCGTCATTCTGCGTCAATGCCGATAATCAATCCCCGGCGCCATTTGAACTGACAAGCCCCGACAGCGCCGTTATCATGGAAAACCTCCTGCCGACTTTCACCTGGACAGCTTCCTCTGATGCTGATATCAACGACGAATTCACCTATATGCTCAGGTATTCCAAATGGAGTGATTTTGCTTCGCCTAAATCATTTTATGACCTGACCGCAGAAGAGTACACTATAACTACACCATTGGAATATGGAATAGATTATTACTGGAAAGTTGTTGCCACCGACCTGCTGGGAGCCGAAACAATCTGCTCTAATATTCGAATTTATATAACGATGCTGGAGGGCGACGCCAACGCCGACCGAACAATAAACGTCGGCGACGCTGTTTTTCTAATCAACCATGTATTTAAAAGCGGTCCCGCACCTGTTCCTCTAATCATGGGCGATGCAAATTGTGACGCTGAGGTTAATGTCGGCGATGCCGTCTATCTCATCAATAACGCCTTCAAAGGCGGCCCCGCCCCCGGATGCGACTAAGAATGCTTTTACATCAATCGAAATAAATCATAAAAAAAGGCCGGTCAACCCCGGCCTTTTTTTTACACAATTAAATTGCTTGCCTCACTTGAATCAAAGGGATATTAATATTTCAAAGGAGAAAAATTATGGACGCAATCGAAGCGATTCTCAGGCGGCGGAGTATCCGCCAATATACTGGGGAAAAAATATCGGAGGAAATAATTGAAACCCTGCTGCGAGCCGCGATGAGTGCCCCTTCGGCCAATAATATCCAGCCTTGGCATTTTATAATAATCGACGACCGAAAAACTCTCGACGCCATCCCCAAATTCCATCCTTATTCAAAAATGCTGACGCAAGCCCCTCTCGCGATTTTAGTATGCGGCGACACAAAAGCGGTCATGAAACCCGAATATATCTATCTCGACTGTTCGGCGGCCACGCAAAATATTCTAATCGCCGCTCACACTTTGGGTCTGGGAGCAGTCTGGCTGGGGATTTATCCGAGAGAAGAACGTATTGAGGGAATAAAGAACTTAATGATGCTGCCGGAACATATCGAGCCGATTGCTCTTATTTCATTGGGTCACCCGGCCGAATCCAAAGAACCATCAAACCGATTTACAAAATCAAAAGTGAAATACAATCACTGGTAATCTTTGTGGATGCAAAACATATTTATAATAATCCCCCCCATAATACAACAAAGATAATAAAGATGTCCCAGGCAATTTTCCCCTTACACTCGAATTAATTCATTTTTGTTGCGTATAATATGAACTATTGCTTATTGTCAGAAAGGGATGCCGGTTATTTGCCAATTAACAGACCGAAACAAAATCAAGACTGGTAGATAGAAATAAAGAAATTTTTCTATGATTAGACTTATTGGCACCGATGAAAGTCGTTATTATTCCTGGGAGCTTACTCCCGGCGAATATGTTATCGGTCGTAAAGCCTCCTGCGATTTCACTATCCCGGATAATACCATTTCCCGTCAACATGCTCAAATAACTATTGAAGATGACGGTCGCTTAATATCAATCGAAGATTTAAACAGCCACAACGGCACATTTGTCAACGGTGAGCGCCTTAGTGAAAAAACGAATATCAAAATAGGCGATCGCATTCAATTTGGATGCACCGATTTTAAAATACAATCCGGTGATGACAACGATTTTGGCAAATCCGGATCCGAACCTCGCTTCTCGGGCACAGCCGATGCCGAGAATTCAGTGCTAATACCCATGTCCGAAGCGTTAAAACCTCTCCCCTCACAAATTACTGATTTACCTGAACTTTTGCCGACACTCTTTGACATGGCCAAAATGCTTGTTCTCCCGGAGCCTCGCGAAGTCATGCTTGAAAAATCATTGGAGCTAATAGGCAAAATTATCCCCAACGAGCGTTTGGCCGTGCTCCTGACTAAAAAAGATCATACTCAGGTATATACAGCCGCCTGTTGTTTATCGAGCGGCAAAGAACCCGGATTTTTCTCACTGTCACAGACTATCCTTAGTGAAATTTTAACCAACAAAAACGCCATTGTAATTGACGACGCTGGTGCCGATCCGCGGTTTTCAAGCAAAGAATCAATAATTAAATCCGATTTGAAATCGGCTATGGCAGTGCCCCTTTTTGATGAAGACGCCGTATTTGGAATCCTCTACGCCGATACGACTAATCCAATCAAACGATATAACGACGATTACCTGCGCCTTTTCGCAACTGTCGGAAATATTATCGCTTCCAAACTTTCCAATTACAATCTTCTCCATGAACGGCAGGAAAAACAAATATTTGAAGCGGAACTCTCGCGGGCATCATTGATTCAGGAGACATTAGTAACAAAGGAAATTCCCGAATTCCCGGGATACTCAATTCAGGCCGTGCAGGAACAATGCCGGGCCGTCGGAGGCGATTTATACGATTTTACTATATTACCCGACGGCCGTCTCCTGTTTCTCCTGGCCGATGTCAGCGGCAAAGGAATGGGCGCTGCCCTGTTAATGTCTAATATCCTGGCCTCTTTCAGGATTCTCTATGACGATACCGGATTCGATCTGACACGAGCGGTAAATCAAGTATCGCTTCAAATGTTCAATCATAGCATGGCCGATAATTTCGCCACTCTGTTTATCGGCTTGATAAATTCCCACACGCACGAATTGTGCTACTTAAACGCCGGACATAATCCGCCGCTGTTGGTAAAAGAAAATGGAAATCTTGAATTTCTTGAAGCTTCAGGAACTATGATTGGCGCCTTTGATTTTAGCTCCTGGACTGAAGACAAAGTTAATTTGAACCTAAATGATACTTTGATTGTTTTCACCGATGGTATTACCGAAGCCGGCTTTGACGATGAGGAATATTCTGATGAAAGGCTTGAAAAATTAGTTATCGAAAACAGAAATTCCCAACCCGACCAGTTATCGCGTATAATTATGAAGGACATAAATAATTTTATGGGGGATGCTCCCCGGTCGGATGATATAACTATGATTATTATCAAAAGGGGCGAATAATGCTTGAAACCGGTCAACAAATAGCGCATTTCAAAATTGTGAAGAAAATCGGCGCCGGCGGTATGGGTGAAGTCTATCTGGCCGAAGATACGAAATTAAAACGCCGCGTCGCCCTGAAAATCCTGTTGGCTGAATTTTTCGGGGATGATGAACGAAAAAGCCGTTTCCATCTTTTCCGAATACTTTGAAAATCCGGGAATGACATCATCGGGTAGAACCTATCTTAAAGTACTCTACCATCTCGCTATTGCCTATGAAGGTCTAAACGAAACTGAAAAAGCGAATGAAGTTTACCGCGAAATATTAAAATTCTGGGATAATACCGATATCCAAATCAAATATATTGAATATGCTCGAGAGTATCTGAGTCGGGAAGTTAGTTAAAAATTCAATATCTATTCGGTAAATTGAAATTTTCAATGGGGCGAGTCAATATTTCCCCTTTTTGACTTGCCAAATAAAGATTCCTCAGCCATATTGTCCGTTAATCTGGGCAGGGTACGGTTGAAATTGACCGTCTATATAGCCCTATAAATATTGAATTAACATAATTCTACCTGGAATGGAGTGGGTCAATGGCTTCCCTAACGGCAGTCTTTTTTTCCTCGATTGGAAAAAAATTCATCAACGCCGTTTCCGGTTTTTTCCTCGTAATATTTCTATGTATCCATCTTTTGGGCAACATTACACTTTTAACCGGAAACGCTGACGCGTTCAATGCCTACGCCCATTTTCTTATGGGCTTGGGTATATTAATCTATATCTCTGAGTTTGGGCTGGTGCTATTTTTCGCCCTGCATATCATCACCGCCACTTCGGTCTGGTGGGATCAGCAGGTGGCTCGACCGGTCGCTTACAAGAACTCTAAATCTGCCGGAGACACCAGCAAAAAAACATTATCGTCCAGTACCATGATATATACCGGGGCGATAATTCTGGTTTTTTCGATACTTCACCTGATAACCCTGAAATATGGTCCCGGTGTTGCCGAAGGTTATACAACCGATATCGACGGCGTGGTCATGCGCGATCTCTATCGCTTAACAGTAGATGTCTTCGCGCAGCCCTGGTACACCGCCTCGTACGTTCTGGCAATGATCCTGATGGGGTTTCATCTCAGGCACGGCGTCTGGAGCATGTTCCAATCGCTGGGTTTGAATCGCCCCAAATTTACATCATTCATGTTTAAGTTCGCGATCCTGGTCGCTTTCATTCTTGCCTTCGGATTTATCGTGATTCCGGTCGTACTTTATCTGAAAGGGGGTGCCTTATGAAATTAGATGCCAAAATTCCCGGCGGTCCCCTGGAAGCCAAATGGTCGTCATACCGCGGCCGGATAAAACTGGTTAATCCCGCCAATAAGCGTAAACATACCTTAATCGTCGTCGGAACCGGCCTCGCCGGTGGAGCCGCGGCGGCTTCCCTCGGAGAGTTGGGATACCAGGTTCTAAATTTCTGCATTCAGGACTCTCCCCGACGGGCTCACAGTATCGCCGCTCAAGGCGGAATCAACGCCGCCAAAAATTATCAAAACGATGGCGACAGCGTTTGGAGATTATTTTACGATACGATAAAAGGCGGCGATTTCCGAGGCCGTGAAGCCAATACATATCGGCTTGCCGAACTGTCCCTTAATATCATCGACCAATGCGTCGCTCAGGGCGTTCCTTTCGCCCGCGATTACGGCGGCCTCCTGGCCAACCGTTCTTTCGGCGGCGCGCAGGTCTCCCGTACCTTTTATGCCCGAGGCCAAACCGGACAGCAATTACTTCTCGGAGCTTACGGCTCTTTGATGCGGCAAGTTGACGCCGGAAATGTCAAAATGTTCCCGCGCCGCGAAATGCTTGATCTCGTCCTCGCTGATGGTAAAGCGCGCGGTATTACCTGTCGCAACCTTATTACCGGTGACATTGAATCTTACGCCGGAGACGCTGTCTTACTCTGTACCGGCGGCTATTCCCCGGTCTATTATCTTTCCACCAACGCCGTCAATTCCAACGGCTCAGCCATCTGGCGCTGTCACAAAAAGGGCGCCCTGTTTTCAAATCCTTGTTATACCCAGATCCATCCTACCTGTATTCCTCAGGAAGGTGACCATCAATCCAAACTAACCCTGATGAGTGAATCGTTGCGTAACGACGGACGGGTTTGGGTGCCGATGAAAGAAAGCGACGATCGTCGTCCCAATGATATCCCGGAAAATGAACGCGATTATTACCTGGAGAGAAAATACCCCAGCTTTGGTAATCTCGTTCCCCGTGATATCGCCTCCCGCAACGCCAAAGACGTTTGCGATGAAAACCGTGGAGTCGGCTCGACGAAAAAAGCGGTTTTCCTCGATTTCCGTGATGCCATCAAAAGACTGGGCAAAAACGTCATCGCCGAACGATACGGCAACCTCTTTGACATGTATCAGAACTTAACCGGCGATAATCCTTACGAGGCGCCCATGATGATTTATCCCGCTCCCCATTACACTATGGGCGGCCTTTGGGTCGATTATAATTTGATGAGCACTATTCCCGGCCTGCATGTTCTTGGCGAAGCCAACTTCTCCGATCATGGCGCCAACCGCCTGGGGGCATCGGCGCTGATGCAGGGCTTGGCCGACGGTTACTTCGTCATTCCATACACCATCGGCAATTACATCGCCGGAACCGATCTCCCGAAGGTTACTATCGATCATCAGGCCTTCAAGGATTCGGTTGGTGAAGTCAATAAGGAAGTTGATAAACTTCTCGCGATCAAAGGCAACAAAACTATTCGCGAACTGCACCGTGATTTGGGTGATGTCATGATCGATAAGGTCGGCATGTCGCGCGACGAAAAGGGCCTCAAACACGCTCTGGAGGTGATTCCCAAAATTGGCGAGGAATTCTGGAATAACGTCAACGTTCCCGGCAGCAGCGATGATCTCAATAAGAGTCTCGAAATGGCCGGACGCACGGCCGACTTCCTCGAACTTGGAGAACTCATGGCTCGCGATGCTCTCATGCGTAAGGAATCATGCGGCGGGCATTTCCGAGTTGAGTACAAGACCGAAGAAGGCGAAGCCCTCCGCGATGATAAGAAGTTCACATTTGTATCTGCCTGGGAATACAAAGGTCCCGGTCAGCCGCATGAAATGCATAAAGAAGAGCTGGAATTCGAGCGTGTTACGCCATCCCAGCGGAGCTATAAGTGAGGTGTTATCATGACTGAAAAAAAGAAAATAACGGTGCATCTCAAAGTCTGGCGGCAAAAACGAAATGAACCTAAAGGCCGTTTCTCCAAATACACGGTCAAGGATGTTTCGCCCGACAGCTCTTTTCTGGAGATGCTTGATATACTCAATGAGGATTTGACCAAAAACGGCGAAGAACCGGTCGAATTTGACAGCGATTGCCGCGAAGGTATCTGCGGAACCTGCGGGCAGGTTATTAATGGTGTCGCCCACGGACCGCAAACGGCAATTGCCACCTGTCAGCTTCATATGCGCAAATTCAAAGACGGCGAAACCATAACGGTCGAACCGTTCCGGGCTAAATCGTTTACTCAGATAAAAGACCTCGTTGTCGACCGGAGCGCCTTTGATCGCATCATCTCCAAAGGCGGCTATGTTTCGGCCAATGCCGGTTCGCCCCAGGATGCCAATGCCCTGCCAATCCCTAAAGACAAGGCAGAATTGGCGATGGATGCCGCCGCCTGCATCGGTTGCGGAGCCTGCGTCGCTTCCTGTCCCAATGCCTCGGCGTCGCTGTTTACCAGCGCCAAGATATCTCAGTTTGCCCTTTTGCCTCAGGGCCAGCCGGAAACGGTCATGCGCGTGCGGCAAATGGTGGCGCAAATGGACGGCGAAGGATTTGGCAATTGCAGTAATCATGGTGAATGCGAAGCGGTCTGCCCGAAAGAAATTTCAATCGGCAACATCGCTCGTATGCGTCGTGAATTCTTCAAAGCCGCCCTGGCCAGATAGTAAATCTATTATTAGTGTAGTGGCAGGCTCAACCGGGCTTGTCACTGCATTACAAATACCTAAATAGAGTTTAGGCGATTCCGCGAAAGTCTCAACATCTTTCACGCAATAATCAATTACAAATCGAAAATCCAGAGAGTTATCCACATATTTTGTCCCGATAATTCCTTGTAATCTTATATCTCCTTATTGATTACAACGAATTGGGTTCGTTTTGTCCTTTTTAAATATTGTGTTATAGTTCCAGATTTATTTCCCAAAGCCAAAACCCTGTTTATAGCTATTATTAAACAGATGCAACATGATTGCCGGAACATCTTCATAATTAATAGGAAATATTCGGAAATAGAGGACTATTAATAGGATTATTGTTAGCCCTCCAAGCGGGAACTCACCGTTCTCCCGTCTTGCAGAGGGGGAACAATGGGCCACCGGTCAACTGATCATTCTCCTGACGTAAACCGCCAACCTCATTGCTGTTTGCTTCACGGACGGTATCATCCTGAAGACGTCGCTTACCTGCTTCCAAAAAGTCCTTGCTCCAACGATAATAAAGATTCGGGACTATTCCTTCATGGCAACATAGTCCGGATATGCTGACTTTTCCCTTAAGTCCTTCCAACACAATGCGAATCTTCTCCTCGGTGGAATACTTACGCCTCGTCTTCCGCCTAATCTCACGAACAACTGATTCTGATGATACTTTCGGACTCATAAATAACTCCTTCTTTTGATAGTTAATTATACCAAAAGCATCTCTTAATTCTAACAATAAATCAGTACGATTGGTTTTGACGGGAAACAGTACATTATGGTGGCGCGTCAAGTGTGCGTTGGTGAACAGCTGATGTTCCAAAAGCGGACGGTTCTAAAATGGGTAACTTACTTAGCGGTATGTGTGACAATGTGTTATGGGATTGGCATATGATTTGCTTACACTTACGTGATGGATGAATTGCCTGAGCGAAAACGTATTGATTGAGGCTGATTCTGATGGGCATGGACAGGGAAATCATACCGCCAATATCTCCCGATGGGGAAAAGTTGTTTTACAATTCAGACGGAGAGTTGTATTGGATCTCTGTAGCAATTATTGAAGCGCTAAGGTCCAAAAACTAAAAATGAAGTGACTGAATCATGTCAAACACGACCAGACTTTCAATAAGTTGAGGATTACCAATGTTAAAAAATTATTTGAAAATCACCTTTAGGAAATTAATTCAGCAAAAAATGTATTCCATTATAACCATTTCGGGTTTGGCAGTTGGAATAGGTGTCTTTTTAATATTTTTTGCTTTTTACTCATGGAAAATGACCCCCGATTCCTTTCACAAAGATATTGATAAGATATACAATATCGTCCAGGTACTAAATTCAGGGAGTGGAGAACGGCATACAGCATATATTCCTTTTCCCTTAGCATCATCGCTAAAGGATGATATTGCGGAAATTGAGGATTTCACTCGGTTCTACGATCCGAGGAAACTAGTGGTCAACTATGAGAACAAGAGATTTTATGAGGATCAGGTTCTCTTTGTTGATCCCAATTTTCTATCATTTTTTACTTTCAATATTGTTGAGGGTAACACGGAGACTTTGTTTTCTAATCCCCAGTCTGTTGTGATAAGTGAGACTATTGCGGAAAAATATTTTGGTGATGAACCTGCTGTTGGAGAAGTATTAACTCTCAATAATGAAAAGGATCTTATTGTTACAGGAATATTCGAAGACCTGGAAAAGCAACAGTCAGCATCATCTTTGTATGGGAATATCATAGTTCCCATTAGTGTTGCACAAACCCTGTATGATTCACTTGATGATTGGGATATTAGTGCTTTAACCGGATTCATTCGACTGCAAAGTAACGCTGATCTGAAACAAGTTGAGAATAAGCTGGGATTATTACGTGCAAAATATTATGACAATTCCACCAACTCCCCACGGCTTATATATCTTTTCCCAACCAAAGGATTGGTAAACACGGCACCGCATATTGAAAGGTTTGCCAATTACTCTCCGACAACCGGAGCCACGATTATGCTGACTCTTGGATTCATACTCCTGTTGATTGGAATTTTCAATTATGTGAATCTATCTACAGCCCGTTATACTGAGCGCGTGAAAGAACTGGGAGTTCGTAAAGTTGTGGGAGCGGCTAGATCTCATCTGGTTAAACAATTCTTAGTGGAATCCGTGCTTACAGCTCTTATTGCATACCCTCTGATCATTATTATATACGATTTAGTTTATTCATTCTTAAGTTCATTAACTCCCCTCATGCCTCTGCTGTCATTTTGGGATAATGAGAGGTTAGTATTTGCATCCTTAGTAATAACACTTGGTTCGGGTTTAGTGGCAGGAATTTACCCGGCAATTTATCTTTCATCTTTTCGTCCGGTTCATATTTTCAAGGGTGGAATTAGTATGGGTAAAGGAAAGAGTAGAGTTAGAAAAGTACTTGTTACTCTTCAGTTCTCTATTTCGGTAATACTGGTTGTACTTGCATTAACCATGCAGAAGCAATCAGAGTTCATCGCCAGTGTTGATTTGGGCTATAGCAGACAGGGCATGATCGCAGTTACTCTGGAAGATAAAACAAATGATTCTTACCCAATAATAAAAGAAAGACTTAGGAATGTTCCGGGTGTTCTAAATGTTAGCGCAGCAAGGTCTACACCTGGAAATTGGCAAAGAAAAGAAAATGTGATTCCCGAAGGTATTGACCCTGATAATGCATTAAATGTTTATTTCTATGGGGTTCATTATGATTTTTTTGAAACCATGGAAATGCAAATTACAGCGGGAAGATCATTTCAAAACGATTATCAGGAAGATATTAGTGTAATCATTAATCAATTGTTCGCAGATCGTCTTGATTGGGAATCCCCGATTGGAAAAACTATAAAAATTGGTGAAGAAACATACAACATTGTAGGTGTTGTAAATGATTGTTTGTTCGACAACACATTTTGGCCTATGAAACCCACTGTTTTCTTCTTTGAAAAGGACAATCTGAACAATATGCTGATAAAAGCCGAAGATGAAAATAGGGCCGCAGCAATTATTGATTATGTTAGAACCCTCTGGGCCGAGCTTTCACCAAATGTCCCGTACAACCATGTTTATTTGGATGAGTATTTCATTCGTGTGAATGGTGATGCTTTTCTTTTACCAAAAATCCTGGGTATGCTTGGTCTGCTAGCTGTTTTATATTCGAGCTTAGGTCTGTTAGCTCTTTCTTCTTATGCTGTAAGACTTAGAAGGAAAGAAATTGGCATCCGCAAAGTTTTAGGTGCTTCCTCCCCTGTCATAATTACAATGCTTTCAAAGGACTTTTTGAAACTTGTTATGTTGGCAAATATTATTGCGTTGCCGATCGCCTATATAGCATCACGCAGATTTCTTGATTTTGCATTCTCAATTTATATCCCGGCTGAAGCCAGCATATTGGTATTTGCAACATTAATAACATTATTCATTGCGTTAATAACAACAGCTTCACAAACACTAAAAGCATCTCAGACTAATCCTGTAGAATCCTTGCGAACTGAATAGTGAGCAGATATGATGTACTGCAATACGGGATTTGTATTCGGCCGGGGCCGGATGCCTTCATGAGGCTATTCCCGCCCCCTGAGCAAAACTTAATCCATCATAATCATTTGATGAGGAAAATTCCTGCGGAACCCAGGACAAGTATGGCTGAATGTCCCATTCCAAATCCTCTGGCTGTCCACCAGGATCAAGTCGTATATTAAATCATAGAATTATCAATTCCCGACACGCTCTAATATTTAAATACCTTTATCGCATATGAGCGGGCTGTGCCGCATCAGTTTTATTTAAGATGTTCAGAACGCGTTTGGTTCTATTAACTCTATCAAAATCGCTTAGACCTAAGCTTGATTGACTGCCTGGTGATTTTTCTCTCAACCAATTGATTATATAGGTAAATGCCTCCTGCATATTCGTCTGTTCAAATGCCAGAGGAGTAAATAGAAAAGCCGACGACCTGAAGTATCCTTTATCCTGTCTTACAGCCGTTGCCATTCCATGAAACGGCGAGGTATCCCCATCCTTTGAAACGTTGGTATATATCGCTTCCGCTGATGAGCTAATCTCAGCCCCTCCAACTTCCGGTAATCCGTACATTAAATGCTCTGGGCTAAATATCCATCTTCCATATCGTGCATCTAATAAATCGAAATCTATTGTAACATCAG from Candidatus Zixiibacteriota bacterium includes the following:
- a CDS encoding ABC transporter permease, producing MLKNYLKITFRKLIQQKMYSIITISGLAVGIGVFLIFFAFYSWKMTPDSFHKDIDKIYNIVQVLNSGSGERHTAYIPFPLASSLKDDIAEIEDFTRFYDPRKLVVNYENKRFYEDQVLFVDPNFLSFFTFNIVEGNTETLFSNPQSVVISETIAEKYFGDEPAVGEVLTLNNEKDLIVTGIFEDLEKQQSASSLYGNIIVPISVAQTLYDSLDDWDISALTGFIRLQSNADLKQVENKLGLLRAKYYDNSTNSPRLIYLFPTKGLVNTAPHIERFANYSPTTGATIMLTLGFILLLIGIFNYVNLSTARYTERVKELGVRKVVGAARSHLVKQFLVESVLTALIAYPLIIIIYDLVYSFLSSLTPLMPLLSFWDNERLVFASLVITLGSGLVAGIYPAIYLSSFRPVHIFKGGISMGKGKSRVRKVLVTLQFSISVILVVLALTMQKQSEFIASVDLGYSRQGMIAVTLEDKTNDSYPIIKERLRNVPGVLNVSAARSTPGNWQRKENVIPEGIDPDNALNVYFYGVHYDFFETMEMQITAGRSFQNDYQEDISVIINQLFADRLDWESPIGKTIKIGEETYNIVGVVNDCLFDNTFWPMKPTVFFFEKDNLNNMLIKAEDENRAAAIIDYVRTLWAELSPNVPYNHVYLDEYFIRVNGDAFLLPKILGMLGLLAVLYSSLGLLALSSYAVRLRRKEIGIRKVLGASSPVIITMLSKDFLKLVMLANIIALPIAYIASRRFLDFAFSIYIPAEASILVFATLITLFIALITTASQTLKASQTNPVESLRTE